GACCACGCCGTCGTCGTCTCCCAGCCCGTCCCCCGGTAGCCCGTCGCCCAGCCCGAGCGTGACCCCCACCCCCGGCGGCGGCAGCGGGCCGATCAAGGGGGCGGCCTCCGGCCGGTGCCTGGACGTGCCCGGGGCGAGCACCGCCGACGGTACCCAGGTGCAGCTGTGGGACTGCAACGGCCAGACCAACCAGACCTGGAGCTCTACCTCGGCGGGCGAGATCCGGGTGTACGGCAACAAGTGCCTGGACGCGGCCGGCACCGGCAACGGCGCCAAGGTCCAGATCTACAGCTGCTGGGGCGGCGACAACCAGAAGTGGCGCGTCAACTCCGACGGCAGCATCCAGGGCGTCCAGTCCGGGCTGTGCCTGGACGCCACCGGAGCCGGCACCGCCAACGGCACCAAGATCCAGCTGTATTCCTGCCACGGCGGCACCAACCAGAAGTGGACCTGGAACGGATAGGTCCCACCCCGCGAGCCTCCGGTGCGGCACATCCCGCACCGGAGGCTTCTCCGATACCCGCACACCGGAGGGTGAGGGATCAGCCCTTCAGTCCGGAGCGGGAGATGCCCTCGATGATCCAGCGCTGGGCGACCAGGTAGAGCAGCAGCACCGGAACGCTGGCGATCATGGCTCCGGCCATGAGCAGGTCGTAGCGGATGTTGTTGGCGCTCTGGAAGTTGCCGAGCCCGGCGGGCAGCGTCAGCGATTCGGGACTGAGCAGCACGAACAGCGGCCACAGGAAGTCGTTCCAGTTGCTGAGGAACGACAGCACGAACAGCGTCACCAGCGCGGGCTTGGCGAGGGGGAGCACGACCCGGGTGAAGGTCTGCCAGCGGTTGCAGCCGTCGAGCTCGGCCGCCTCCTCGAGCTCGCCGGGCAGGGCCGTGAAGAACTGGCGCAGGAAGAAGACGCCGAACGCGCCGGCCGCCGCGGGCACGACGA
The sequence above is drawn from the Microbispora sp. ZYX-F-249 genome and encodes:
- a CDS encoding RICIN domain-containing protein — encoded protein: TTPSSSPSPSPGSPSPSPSVTPTPGGGSGPIKGAASGRCLDVPGASTADGTQVQLWDCNGQTNQTWSSTSAGEIRVYGNKCLDAAGTGNGAKVQIYSCWGGDNQKWRVNSDGSIQGVQSGLCLDATGAGTANGTKIQLYSCHGGTNQKWTWNG